In the Deferribacter desulfuricans SSM1 genome, TTCTTTCATTAACCCCAATAAGATGTGCTCAGGGTTTATATACTTATGATTTAAAAGATTGGCTTCTTCCACAGCATATTCTAAAACCTTTCTGGCTAATGGACTAAAAGGGATACTCCCCTTTATCATCAAATTTTTACTACTACCTGTAATATTCTCTATCTCTTTAATTAAACTAACAGTATCAAAACCACGTCTTTGAAATATTTCAGAAGGTAAGCTCCCTTTATCTTTTAACAGTCCAATAAGCAGATGTTCCGTGTCTATATGGGTATTCATCAACTTTTCAGCTTCTTCTCTTGAATATAAAATAACTCTTCTTGCTCTCTCTGAAAAATATTCAAACATTTAAAACCTCTACTTTTAGCAAATTATAACAACAAAGATATTTTTTTGCAAATTAGATTTATTATTGTTTGCAAACTTCTTCTCTATCCATTATAATAAAAGTAAGATTTAATAAGTCAAGAAGGGGAACAAAATATAAATGATAAAAATACCTGTCGATGAAATAAGGCTAGGCATAACTATCATAAAAACTGATAAGCCTTGGCTAAACCTTTCATTTTTTAACAAACCGGTAACCGATCTCAAAATCATAGATATACTGAAAAATTATGGAGTTAAAGAGGTATATATACAAAGCGATGAAATTGCAGAAGATTTTTTTGGATTAAACAAACAGTTGAAAAATGAAATAGTACAGCAAGCTGAAAAACTTGATATTACAAAATACACCACTACGTTAAAAGAGATAGATGAGTTAAAATCATTACACGAACGAGCCAAGAAAATAACAAAACAACTATATTTGGACGCCAGAGCGGGTAAATCCATTGACACAGAAATGGCACAAAAAATTGTGGATACGTTTGTGGATTCCTGCTTTAAAAAACCCCATCTGGTCGTTACTTTATCAAGATTAAAAAGTTTTGATGATTACACTTTTGTTCACAGTTTAAATGTTGGTGTTCTATCAATAGTTCTGGGCAAAAGATACGGTTTAGATGTGGTAGGCTTAAAAAATTTAGGAATGGGTGCACTTCTACATGATATTGGAAAAATGAAAGTCCCTGACAAAATATTAAACAAACCTGGTAAACTGACTGACGAAGAGTTTGAAATAATGAAAAAACACCCTGTTTATGGATATGAGATGTTAAAAAACGATAAAAACATCCATGAAGACTCACTATCTGCAATTTATTTACACCATGAACGAGCTGATGGCTCAGGCTATCCTCTAGGATTAAGAGAAGCTAAAAT is a window encoding:
- a CDS encoding HD-GYP domain-containing protein; amino-acid sequence: MIKIPVDEIRLGITIIKTDKPWLNLSFFNKPVTDLKIIDILKNYGVKEVYIQSDEIAEDFFGLNKQLKNEIVQQAEKLDITKYTTTLKEIDELKSLHERAKKITKQLYLDARAGKSIDTEMAQKIVDTFVDSCFKKPHLVVTLSRLKSFDDYTFVHSLNVGVLSIVLGKRYGLDVVGLKNLGMGALLHDIGKMKVPDKILNKPGKLTDEEFEIMKKHPVYGYEMLKNDKNIHEDSLSAIYLHHERADGSGYPLGLREAKIPLSAKIVSIVDVYDAITSKRVYHDALIPPKALQLLFSWSEKHFNKILVKFFMEIIGIYPVGTLVLLDTGELAIVFEQSKDDPTRPKVLVITDERRKMKEPYLFDLKKYNLITKKPYKSIIAPLDSRKLNIDTNKIMDKFLIKAKQGVLA